One window from the genome of Indicator indicator isolate 239-I01 chromosome 6, UM_Iind_1.1, whole genome shotgun sequence encodes:
- the CIDEA gene encoding cell death activator CIDE-A: MEVARDYVGSLVRSLVSMGASVGAVTKQTLFPPLMPAGRPFRVSNASRSSRKGIVASSLQELISKTLDAFLISAGIITLVLEEDGTVVDTEEFFKSLDDNTHFMVLEKGEKWTQTRNGVATVKRKKKMGVANITFDLYKLNPKDFIGCLNIKATFYEIYSVSYDIKCMGAKSVLRKVLQLMSHAAQITGQFLLYTGTYMLQLMGEYDEDDTCARSRRE; encoded by the exons ATGGAGGTGGCGAGGGACTACGTGGGCTCGCTGGTGCG ATCTTTGGTGTCCATGGGAGCATCTGTGGGAGCAGTAACAAAACAGACCCTGTTCCCTCCTCTCATGCCTGCAGGGCGACCTTTCCGTGTGTCCAATGCCTCCCGAAGCAGCCGGAAAGGAATTGTTGCAAGCAGTCTGCAAGAGCTCATCAGCAAG ACTTTAGATGCCTTCCTTATATCTGCTGGAATAATTACTTTGGTTTTGGAGGAAGATGGCACAGTTGTGGACACAGAAGAGTTCTTCAAGTCCTTGGATGATAATACACACTTCATGGTTctagaaaaaggagagaaatggaCCCAA ACAAGAAATGGAGTTGCCACTGTGAAACGCAAGAAGAAAATGGGAGTAGCTAACATCACATTTGATCTGTACAAGCTGAACCCAAAGGATTTTATTGGCTGCTTAAACATCAAGGCGACCTTCTATGAGATCTACTCTGTCTCATATGACATCAAATGTATGGGAGCAAAAAGTGTACTGCG gaAGGTGCTTCAGCTGATGTCCCATGCAGCACAAATAACTGGACAGTTTCTTCTCTACACTGGGACCTATATGTTGCAGTTGATGGGTGAATATGATGAAGATGACACGTGTGCAAGATCAAGGCGGGAGTAG